atccctcggcctctgcatcgagTGATGCACACAGCCTTTTATTTATCATATCAAAGTTCATCATCAGACCATAACAAAGTTCAACCAATAAAATGTCGCACATGACTACCCCAAGGGCAAATTAAAAAATAGAATATCATAAGGAAATGAGCCTCATGCATCACAAATCCTACTAATAGGCCGCCAGCCAAATCGGCTAAACAAATCCTGAGGGACCATCTCCCATCGGTTGCACGTAAAGACCGTGGACGCCTGATCCTCCTCCTTGCATAGTAATTACCACGGATGGATCTAGCTGGAAGCCTTAAAGATAACCTATAAAAAGTTTGGAACTTTCGTTCTCTTAAAAATACAATCATTACAAGTGTTTCAAATGACCTAAAGTAAAGCACAAATTCCCACACGGATCTGAGACTTCAACTTGGGGTGCACCCCCACTAACCAGTTTCCAAATATATTCGTACTACTCGTGGTTGGACGTAGATTGTAAGCTATGTGGACCGTTCGCCATAGTAGCTTGGCAAGTGGGCATTTAAGGAATACATGCATAATCGACTGCTCATCGCCACAAAAGCAACACTTAGTGCATCCTTGTCAATCTTTTTTTTTCAGATTATCTTTTGTCAGGATGACCTTGCGATCCAAGTACCACCTGAAGATTTTTTATTTTCAATGGActttcatttttcatatatatttgTGGTGAAAAGGCTGCCCATCATTGATGAGGTCTGCATACATGGATTTGACTATGAAGGCACCAGAAGTAGTCAACTTCCAACAGAATGTGTCTGATTCGTGTGAAAGGTTGACCATCATCAACCTTTCAACAAGATTTAACCAGTCTGTCCATTTGTCCCCAATCAGTGGTCTTCTAAAGGCAAAATTCAACGGTATGTGGCCCATCACAGATGCAACAGAAGCATCTTTCCGCTGCACAATATGATAGAGACGAGGGTATTGCATGGTTGTGGCATGCATGTCCCCTGGCCATTTATCTTCCCAAAACTTAGTAGTTAGACAATTTCCTACAATGAACGTCCCTCTgcgaaaaaaaattatttttaactCCCATGAGTCCTTTCCAGACAGGCGAGTCTGTTGGTTTTGCCTGAACCTCGGAGAGGGTTTTTGAATGAAGGCACTTATTCCTAAGTAATTCTTGCCAAACCCCGTCCTCAATAAGTATCTTGTAAAGCCATTTGCTCAAAAGACACTTAATTTTAATCTCAAGGTCTTCCACCCCTAGACCTCATTGGTCTTTAGGGCGACAGATCACATCCCACCTTGTCAGGCGGTATTTACTCTTATGTTCATCAGACTGCGAAAAAAACCTGAATCTATAGTAATTAATCTTTTTCTTACCCCTTTAGGTATTTCAAAGAAAGATAATGTGAACATAGGTAAGTGTGTGAGAACGGCATTGATTAGGGTGAGCCTTGCCCCATAAGACATAAGCTTACCAATCCAACAACTCAACTTTTTCTCAAAGTGATCCTCAATAGCTTTCCATTCCTTATTAAGAAGTTTACGGAAATGCATTGGGATACCAAGGTATCTAAAGGGGAAAGAGCCTAACTCACAACCGAACAGATGTTTGTACTGATCCTCTTCTTCTTTGGTTTTTCCAAAACAGAAGAGTTCGCTCTCGTGGAAGTTAATTTTGAGACCAGATAACTGGTCGAATAAACAAAGAATaagtttcatattttttttgccttttcaatgtcatgttccatgaagATGATGGTGTTATCAGCATACTGAAGTACCGATACCCCACCATCCACAAGATGAGGAATTAAGCCCGCAACATGACCTGCTTCCTTGGCTCGGCTAATGAGAACCGCTAGAAGATCTGCCACAATGTTGAAAAGAATAAGCGACATAGGGTCTCCCTATCGCAAACCCTTTCGTGTTCGGAAATAGTGACCAACGTCATTATTTACCTTGACACCCATGCTGCCCCCTTTGACAAATGTGTCAATCCACTGGCACCATTTTCTCGGGAAGCCTTTCATGCGTCTATATTGTTGCAAGAATGGCCATTTAACtttgtcataggctttttcaaaatccactttgaagacaaCTCCATCAAGTCTCTTTGAGTGTAGCTCGTGAATCATTTCATGCAAGACAACAACCCACTCCCGGATGTGCCACCCTGGCATGAACGTTGTCTGGGTCGGTCTCGCCACTTTGTGAGCGATCGCCGTACCATGATTAGTTGCCACTTTCGTGAATATTATGCTTTTGAATTAGCAATAGTGActgtaaagaaaagaaaaaatagcaataGTGTAACTAACCGAGGCTTTCCATATTTCTCAAGTTCATATTGGCCTGTTTTTTCTTGTAACAGGTGGTGATCGACTTCACTGCAACATGGTGCGGACCATGCCGCTTCATTTCTCCAATCTTAGATGAGATTGCCAAGAAGCTTCCAAATGTTCTTTTCCTCAAGGTGGATGTTGATGAAATGAAGGTAGCGGAGCTTTTGGCACTGTTTACAGAAGAATAGCGTGCAAATTCTGAGTTACTATTGTCCTAACAACAATATATCTATGTGACAAACAGTCAATTGCCGAGGAGTTCAGTGTCGAGGCCATGCCGACGTTTGTGCTTATGAAGGAAGGAAAGGTCGTGGACAAGGTTGTGGGAGCTGCCAAGGAGGAGCTGATTGGGAAGATTGCGAAGCACAGTGCAACTGCATGCATAGTGGAGTAGGGGTAGTATTCGCCTAAATAAAATGGTCCTTCAACTCTGAGTTCGAGAATAAGATGTGTGTCAACCGCTGCTTGCTACCGCTCAACTCATGGATAAGCTGGCACTGGTGCTGGAGCAGATACGTAATGTAATGTTGTTAAACCCTGTTAATCGCGCACACTGGCGACAAACTGTATGTGATGATAACATCGGTCCATGAATAAAAAAGAAACCCCGTGTGTCCAAGGTTCAACCGCGTGCAACGGAGAATTCCTCGCCTGCGATACGGAAATGACATCGCACACACTTTGATTGAGCGATACCGGGAGTCCGGGAGCACGGTTCAACCGTGTGCAATGGTTGGCTCGATCGCAAACGGTTTTGCTTAACGAGTTGTGTGCGACGTTGTTCACACGATTACCAATTGACGAATCCTTGTTCCATTAGATCTTTTACATATGAAAgaagtatgtttttggtccctcaagttcccAAAAAGTACAGActtggtccctcaagattttttGATATACATTTGGCccctcaagtctcaaaaccggaCAAGTTTGGTCCTAAACCATATTTTGACCCCGTTAACCGGGTTTGACCGCCACAAAACCGcctgatgaacagtaaattcgagtTAAAAAATacttcaaaaaaactgaaattttttGGGGTCCAATATGCTTACATGCGTAAGGTGTCCAATATGCTTATATGCTTACATGCGTAAGCATATTGGACCGCaaaaaatttcagtttttttgaagtttttttaaAACTCAAATGTACTGTTCATCAGGCGGTTTTCTggcggtcaaacccggtcaacggggtcaaaatctggtttaggaccaaacttgtccggttttgagacttgagggACCAAATGTATACCAAAAAATATTAAGGGACCAAGTCTGTACTTTTTGAaaacttgagggaccaaaaacatacttttctctttaTATATTGGTATATAGACAGATAGATGCATCCGGACcagctccatttcctgggcacgcCGACGAACCCGATTTGTAACGCGTACGTGTTATGCTCATATCGAAGATTGTCAAAGCACACAAAACTGTACCGACGCtcgtgagtgtgtgtgtgtgtgtgtgtgtgttttcgatACGAGAAGAGTACACAATGATGGATCGGGTTTGGAGATGGCAGAAAGCACGGCCTCTTCGGCGAGCCATCCATCATTTAGCACCACTCAACCCAACGGAAAACCCCAGCCTGACAGtgtcaagaggaagaagaaggaaagggagAAAGAAAACGCCCTCATCACGGATGATGATTCGCACCGCACGCGCCGGACTCAAAAAGTTTGTACCGGCGCGTCGCCGCGGAGGGCACCGTCGGCCAGCGACGCGGCCCGGAAGCGCGCCTCGCTCGCCTGGACGGCGGCCCTGAGCTCGCGCTGCACGGACGCCCTCGACGGTGACGCGACGAGGTCCTGCCACGCCGACGGCGACGGCTGCCCGTCCGGGTAGAGCTCGTCCACGCAGTTGGCCTCGTCGTTCAGGCCGCTCACCCGCTCCAGGCACCCGATCTCCTCCGGGTCCACCAGCAGGTTGCTCTCGCCGTCCTTCCACCCTATCAACTGCAATGCCATGCGCAACAGCGTTCAACAAACATGATACTCCAGCTCCAAGAGTGGGTTGTACTCTCATTGTTGGCTTCGGACAGAGCGGTGGCTAGTCCTCACCTTTGGGGCACCCATGGAGTTGGTGCTGTAGAGCCTCGCGTTGTCGACGACGCCGCAGTATCCGCGGAACGCGGTGGCGAATCGCTTGTGCGACTGCAGCTGGGACTTGACCCTCACCGCTCTCCCCGTGATCACCGCTCTCCTGCCAATGCCAAACTTTTTTAGATACAAATGCTTCTGTGTTTCCACATTCAAGTATGAGCAGAAATCTTCCTCTCTGTTGGGTGAGATGTTCAGTACTTGAAGTAAAGTAGTTCGGCCAAATGGCGATAGCGCGAGATACTAGAATGAGCAGAATTTCAGCGATGCAGGGGCTAATTTTGGCATGGACTGAATTAGTAGGAGATTCACCTGATTCCTCTCACAACAGCGAGGTAGGCATCACAGACGACACCGACCAGCTCGATGCGGTAAGGCTTCCTCGACCTCATCTCGCTCTCTTCGTCGGCACTGCGGGCCTCGACCGGCTCCCAGTAATCCTCCGTGATTGACCCATCTTCAGTGACCTTGTAGCCGACGCCCATGCGGTACCTCTGCCGGTGCACTGCCCTTGCCATGGCTACCGTTTGCTGGAAGAATGGCTCCCATGACAGTGTGCCATCCATGATCACGTCCCTCCCTTCGTTCAGGGCGGTCACCAGGAGCGATGAGGCCGCGTCCATCGATGACTGGTGCACCTGTATCGACGTTGTGAATCACGATATAAGAAGTGCATAATGGTTCATCAGCTAATTCAGTTCGGATAAATTGCTTGTTTCCTTTCAGTATAATTGAAATGATGAGTTTCTGGGTTTGCTTCAGGTTGGTTTCTGATATCGCTTTTGATTATTAGAAGTCTGAACCAGTAGAATGTGCAACCTTGTTCATTTTGATCAGTCAATTAATCGGTATATACTGTGCTACTCACATAgaaatatgcatatatatatatagcaatcATAGTAACATATACCAGCTCTGCTGTCTGCAACATGTCGTTGTGGTGGCCTCTTGAGCTGATGGCTCGATATATAACATCGGTTTCCTTGAATGCATCTGCCTCCACCACCACTGCATTTGCTGCTGCTCCAGACCAAAATGATCTACAAATTATAGGGTGATCAGCGTATAGACAAAGTCTTCTATTTAACTGCTCTACTTGCTTTGAGGAAAGTCTCGGTAATGTTTCTGTCTTCTCAAATCAGTTTTTAACAGCTCGGCATTTCTCGTCCATTTACTCGGCATTTTTGTGCAAAGTGTGCAGGTTGCCAGAAGAAATTTACAGTGAGCAACAAGTACAGAATTGATCAACTTACTCCTTTAGTATATCTTTAAGTACAGTGCTCTTGCCAGCTCCCATTCCACCACCCATCAGGAGTAGGACTGGGCTGCGATCACAATGTGCTACTGGGACCATCACATCGCTGCACTGTGCCGGACCTTGGGGAGATAGTCCTATGGCCTTCAGCTCTTCCACCAGTGTGGAGAATAGCCTAGTTACCTTCAAGTTTCTTGTGACCCTTTCGAATCTCTGACTCCTGTGTTTAGAGGAGATTCAGATACTAGACTTCAGTTTTGGTGTCAGAGAAACAgagatcattacctgtaattatatctCATACTTATGACTGAACCAGATTGAGTTTATGTATTCTTTTTAAGAAGAAAATGCCATCTCAGATCTAAGTTGTAAACATATGCTCAAACTCCTCTGCCTAGGAAGTTAGGGAGATAGATGATGCATGAAGGGGCTTGTTAAGCATGCAGTTCTTGTGGTTTTATTTTCgtatttttttcacatttttaatGGATTAATTCAACTACAGTTCTCCTATGCAGACATATTTCGCTTTAGAAACGGACAGATATACACAAGTAGAATTATTGTATCCCACTGGCAGTGAATTAATTGCTTTCATGATTAACAATAAGAAACGCAGACACAAACTGGACCAGAGAATTTAGCAATGCACTCATTCAAAGGGACATTTCCCGGAAAGTCTCATGACAAACCAACATGTGGTTGTGGGAGTAATTTAAAACCTTAGCACATGGGCACCATCTCAATCTCATCACTCCTGACCTCAAAAGATGCAGTTTCTGCTACAGAGCCCACGCTGAGCTCTGAAGTTGATCTAGTGCCAGGTTGACTAATTTATCACTCCGTCAGATAAAAGTAGAAGTCAACTGTGTGAATAATTCAAGGACGAAATCCAGCACGCCGATAAAGAAGAACTTATCAAACCACACACAAGAGGGACATACCAAGCTACATACACTAAGATGATGTAAGCTAAAAATAATGGGCGAAGCAAAGCAAAGAATAGACAACCACAACGCATTGACAGGCTCTACTATGACGCGTGCCGCTTAAAGAATGGATAATCAATCACCTAGTGGCCTCCAATACCATGTTCCTGAGCTTTCTCTTGGGCGCGCCTTCCACTGTCAGAACCTGTGGAGATCACACTGTATCAAATCAATATACAAAATATCAGTGGAAGAGCATCGTCGCAAGGAAGGAAGAAGAGAAGGTCGATTTCATTCAAAAGCCGTCGTCATCGTCGCTCCTTAATTTTTACCTGGGTGATCATGTAGGTGGAGCATTTCCAGTGGAAGGAGAAGTAGCCGAGTATGCACTTGTCGAGCTCCTCGATGAAGCTGACGATGAGGGAGCCGGGGTCGGCGGTGTTGTGGAAGAAGGCGAATATGTTGTCCTCGTAGCCCTTGTTCTTGCGCAGGTAGTCGTAGGCCAGCGTGCACAGGTGGGGGCACTCGCTGGCGTGGTCGAACCCGATTTGCCTGGCTGGAGAAGAAGAGAGGCCACAGGTTTTTGTCAGGCAGGCAGGAAGGTGCAGGGGAAGCTCCAAAACGGCATTATTGTCATAGGATTGTGAAGCTAGTAGAGCCAGAAGGAAGGAACATGCCGTGCGTCTGGATCTCTTTGATGGCGATGTGGGTTTTACTTGTTTATTGTATAAAAGAGGTGGAAATGATAGCGATGTGCATCCGGCAGGGTCACAGAAACATTATCTAATGTACAGTTTTTTGTGTATGGCATGGGCAAGTTGGGTGTCTAGTTAAATGTCCACCATGAGCAAGCAGAGCCGGTAATTTTAATTAACAAATCGAGAGGGGATGCTTGTGCAGCTGGGATTCCGGGCTGCGTCCCTATTTCTTGGATTGGGATCCGCTGGGGCAAGGAGCGGCAGCGGTGCGAACCACGAGAATCTGAGGATGTTCACCTGGTGAAATTGATCGCGTAATTCACTGGTACAAACTGAAGGATGAGCATAAAAGCAGCACAGACGAACAGGAACACTATTCAGATTATCAGGTAGGCCAAAACTGAAACGCGTAGCTGCTCCGTCGATGGATACAAGGCAAGGAGCGAAGAGCAAACAGCACCTAGCGGCGGGGCGGCTGCTGAAGCTAAAGCAAGGGAacggggcggcgaggggaggggatgGAGAGTGGCGCAAGTACGTACCGACGTAATGGGAGAAGCGCTcgagctcctcgacgcggctggcGCTGGAGACGGCCAGGCGCGGCACCAGCGCCGCCGCGGGCCCGTCGTCCCTCATGCCCCCTCCTGACCTTCCGGCGGTTGAAGGCGAAGGGAGACGAGAAATGCGCTCAACAGGCCCTCCTCGTCCGCGGCAGTGAGATCAGACAGGGAGGGTGCGGCGTGGATTTGTTTATAcggagcgggagcgggagcgggtCGCCGATGCTTCTGGACAACCCACCCGAGGGTGGGTCGGAAATCCTGGAGCCCCGGGGGTAGGCGGTACAGTGGCGTGCCCCTAGCTAAGCTACGGAGCGGAGCGGACGGAATGCGCGGCCGGccgggcggcggcgatggggacggACGGCCCGGGATTCGCGGGGTGGGAGCACTCGGCGGCCGCGGCGTGGAAGGAAAGAAGGAGAAGGCCTGGCTGCCTGTATGTATATGTATGGACGGTACGGTACGGTCCGCGGCCTCGCGACGGCGTAgagggaggagcgcgcggtggtggttggtggtggtggtgtgcaGGGTGCGGGGCCAACGGCCGGTGGCTGGCGATGgcagagagaaagaaagaaagcgTACGGGTGAAATGATCGCGCGCGGGCAGTTTTGACTTTGCTGCCCATCGCCCACaccggcaaatttgacaattttgacctcggaACGAAATCATTTCATAGAATGAATtgggtgcgaaactatttcactcTCCTGACCTTTTTGTGTAGCGTCCGCCACGCCGGTGCCACACCgtactgtgcagcgcctagctcagCGGCGTTGCACacctgtccaccgtggcagcccctgggcccgcacccagcagtgcagcgtctccgagctaggcgccacacatggaATGTGCAGCGCCTAGACTCCGGGCTACGCGTTGCAtaagtctgtagctatccagaaagcaacataaggtaggcctccagtctggggcaaaaatttcgctaagtgtttgtgcagcgcctagctaggaggcgccacactctacagtgaAACGCCTAGGCTCAAGGcgctgcactatagagtgtggcgcctccgggctaggcgctgcacaagtctgtagctatccagagagcaacagaaggtagGCCTCCAGTTTGGGCCAAAAAATTCGCTAAgttttgtgcagcgcctagcctgggggcgccacactgtacagtgcaacgCCTTGCTGATGGgcgctgcactgtagagtgtggcgcctgccagctaggcgctgcacaaacacttagtGTTTTTTGGTCATTCATACTGGGTCATTTTCAGCCACACTTCAACATTTCGTATAATAAACATTAAGGTTCAAAAAGTGTTCACCAAAGACATCATTTCTTAGAAAGGACCATCACAATAAGTTCAAGTTTAACATagagctaccaccactccaagttcaacgacataacaaattCCACATTACTAATAGCTACGACCACTCCATgttcaacgacataacaaattCCACATTACTAATAGCTacgaccactccaagttcaacgacataacaaattTCACATTACTAATAGTtaccaccactccaagttcaatGACATAACAAATTCCACTCTAAGTTCAACATTATAAATAAAGGACGATGACTAGTGCTTTCCGCGCTTGCTGGCTCCTCCCCCCTCTTGACGCttatcttcttcaccttcctaggaagaggaacccgctccggctccggctccggttcCTCCACGTCATCTACATTgtcatccaaatagtcatccaaagccgccatccgcgaggtgccgaccgtccttttgcctctttggcctctttgggtgaagtcttcaggtgtgtacttGTTGATTCCCTTCCTAGGTTTCAACTCGTATGCAGACCGAGCCTGGTACGTCCCCACggtcatatcatcagcaacctatgcatcaacagaagatatggaaagaccgtgtgtgaggatatggttagcaatgcatcaacaaatggatatatatcgtcatgccatacctcttgggtgaccacacccacatcctcatccgcgaaaggttcaccatggccctgccccgaagcgggatctgatggtgtcgccgacctagaccgttctggtgatacatactcgggccacgacaaccgaaaaggtttgatagccgccttaacttttggccctggcgctgcaacatgtacaagtgaatgagacatgGAACGTAGCAACATATGTcaagtgctagtttgaaggagatgtgaaccttaatgaatgctcgaagtgcaccttccccatcgcttttgccagccggggttgtttccagaatagtctcggtctcatcagctgctttcttgatctgggcacgctatgaacagaaacggtaccatagtgttaggcaagcgaagatgtgaatagtgcgaatggaaaagcaaaaagggctaaccacaaagttcatcattggagctgaagggatcactgagttgcctttcctgactaatgcgttgtactggtgctgggctacctcatcaaaaacggtgggttcttccagaatctcctcagcatacgccggcttgcatacctccacgcgggtacttgcaagaaaccatgtgagatagttgttgaacgcgatcgggcagtgctcacgaagctgggctcgttttccagcccttgcttgctccacactaagagcgaactgcaggacatacttcctgtgatggttggcccaatccttgatcttctgctgctttttcctatccaatctgcaagttagaaacagaatattagcatcatcgaaaccgtcgagaagctgctaagggctcaaggttaattatatcttacgcgtgtagcaacttgtccgtgtcctcccacttcggcgggtgtggctggaacaaaccaaactggcggaacacccgatgtggcaggtgaagctcaaccgcccagttgcatatcagtgggcaccgcatatgccagagatcTCTATCCTtagtgcacatcggattcagcctgaactccatagggttaccaaaactctctccttttccatacggctcccattccacctgcaaaatgggattgaatgcaaaattgatatcgagttacgatacaagcatgataatcacttatgcaatgtcagttcacctgctcaggcgtgatcacgtccagctcgctcttgtacaacttgtacatggccgagggatcatccgtcgtctcatttaacacatcccacttgtaagcccaagtggggagccgtagtgggtcgtctttgtcgtcccaatcctcgtacttcacggtcttcggtcgtccaaccgggaaacgctcccagctccatatggaaagtgcgagcagacaaccaccaatacctccagtgtgcctacaacaggcttcttccaactgcacataaaagagaacatggtcaaatttgccgcaagagcgcattgataatgtatcaatgaagtgaaaaggaaacaacttcatacctgtcgatacaagtaagccagtgtcgccgaaccccaactccatttgctatcgaagacggtcaacgccttcagccacatccatggagcattcttgcctgtgccatcagcaaacatagtcctggatatcacgtaccacatgtagacacgagcatatgtcttcaccATGTCCTCATTAGCATCCTCAGGGCAAGTACTGAAGTTCGATGATATCCACGTGAACGTAGCGccggctgcgactctttccttcttcttatcttctgcttctggttcccgaggctccggaggaaccataccgataagggcatgcatctgcgcgcgccacccatcagaatcggtgttcatacataaaggattcccatcgataggaagaccggtgatcatagcaatatcctggagcgtcacggtcatctccccggtccgaagatggaaagtgtgtgtctccggcctccaatgatcaataagcgcggtgagtgctgcagcattgttgggtggcgtcgaccggcggaccaactgaatgaaagggagaagtcctgcctcccttacatacggtgtgtaccgctcatcatagcgcatccatccaagggtgaccccgtgagaccgaagcttcagaggtgcaagctcctacaaacaaacaaattataacattacatatggggcatttgtgtttgaaaaaaaatacgaaattcataacaccggccactttcagtattacccgctgctccaccgacatagcgtacgaccggtgttgtttgtcccaatgatcatcgagaagccaaaccatcctaacaatttcaacaaagcattcttgtcaacacgattatcttttcaattcaaaaaaactaaagtaggcctactacatgcaagattcaaagcatatgtatccaaagcattctTCTCAATACGAGTATAATTTCAGTACAGATAAACTAAACTAGGtctacttcatacaaataacttttccatagaaataacatgtcaatctatgtatccaaccatatcttttcaataaaataaaataaaccagggttccacaaatcaaacaaacaagggttgtaatacatgcaagattcaaatctAATCTAATCAAACAAGGATTTCCCAAATCTTCAAAATACCATATTttgtatggatagaaagaaggggatcggaggagagtaccttctaggatggattggtgaagaaatgcacggaccaaatcgtcggatctgaaggatttgggagaggggattgagagggggagaggaggaagccgCCGGCGCGCCTGTTCTGTAACTCCTCCTGGAACGAatgggtggggtggg
This DNA window, taken from Triticum aestivum cultivar Chinese Spring chromosome 1D, IWGSC CS RefSeq v2.1, whole genome shotgun sequence, encodes the following:
- the LOC123182556 gene encoding calmodulin calcium-dependent NAD kinase — translated: MRDDGPAAALVPRLAVSSASRVEELERFSHYVARQIGFDHASECPHLCTLAYDYLRKNKGYEDNIFAFFHNTADPGSLIVSFIEELDKCILGYFSFHWKCSTYMITQVLTVEGAPKRKLRNMVLEATRSQRFERVTRNLKVTRLFSTLVEELKAIGLSPQGPAQCSDVMVPVAHCDRSPVLLLMGGGMGAGKSTVLKDILKESFWSGAAANAVVVEADAFKETDVIYRAISSRGHHNDMLQTAELVHQSSMDAASSLLVTALNEGRDVIMDGTLSWEPFFQQTVAMARAVHRQRYRMGVGYKVTEDGSITEDYWEPVEARSADEESEMRSRKPYRIELVGVVCDAYLAVVRGIRRAVITGRAVRVKSQLQSHKRFATAFRGYCGVVDNARLYSTNSMGAPKLIGWKDGESNLLVDPEEIGCLERVSGLNDEANCVDELYPDGQPSPSAWQDLVASPSRASVQRELRAAVQASEARFRAASLADGALRGDAPVQTF
- the LOC123172441 gene encoding thioredoxin H1, which translates into the protein MAEEGKVIAIHSQEQWAAKIEEAGSSTKLVVIDFTATWCGPCRFISPILDEIAKKLPNVLFLKVDVDEMKSIAEEFSVEAMPTFVLMKEGKVVDKVVGAAKEELIGKIAKHSATACIVE